GAATGCCTCGGTCACCGCCTCGGGCAAATTGCCGAGCAGCGCCAGATCGGCCCCGAGCCATTCGACCTTATAGGTCAGCTCGGTCTCCGGCCCGATCGCGAAGACCTTGGCGCCCTTCTTGATCGCCTTGCGGATCCGCGTGTTCACCAGCGGCGCTTCCCAGCGCACATTGCTGCCGACCAGCAGGATCACATCGGCCCGCTCGGTGCCCGCGATCGTCGTGTTGAAATTGACTGCGGCCAGCGACGAGGTATCGTAATCCATCCCCGTCTGCCGCCCTTCGAGCAGCGACGAGCCGTATGACGCGAGCAGCGCCTTGGCCGCATACATCGTCTCGCAATCGACCAGATCGCCCGCAATGGCCGCGACGCTTGCCCCGGCATCCACCTGCGAGATGGCAAGGAACGCAGCATCCCACGATGCTTCGGTCAAGCGGCCATCCTTGCGGATGTATGGCTTATCGAGGCGGCGACGGACCAACCCGTCAACCGCGTGGCGCGTCTTGTCCGACGCCCATTCCTCATTCACATCCTCGTTGATCCGCGGCAGCGCGCGCAGCACTTGCCGACCCCGGCTATCGAGCCGGATGTTGGTGCCGACCGCGTCCATCACGTCGATCGTCAGGGTCTTCTTGAGCTCCCACGGCCGCGCCTCGAACTGGTACGGCTTCGACGTCAGCGCGCCGACCGGGCACAGATCGACGACATTGCCGCTCAGCTCGCTCGTCACCGCACCTTCGAGGTACGACACGATCTGCATGTTCTCGCCACGCCCGATCGCACCGATTTCCTCGACGCCAGCGACTTCCTCGGCAAACCGGATGCAGCGCGTGCACTGAATGCAGCGCGTCATCACCGTCTTGACGATCGGCCCCATATATTTCTCGGTGACCGCACGCTTATTCTCGTCATAGCGCGACTGGCCACGGCCATAGGCGATCGACTGGTCCTGCAAATCGCATTCCCCGCCCTGATCGCAAATCGGGCAATCGAGCGGATGGTTGATGAGGAGGAATTCCATCACCCCTTCGCGCGCATTCTTGACCATCGGCGAGTTGGTGAAAATCTCCTGATTTTCGGCCGCCGGCAACGCGCACGAAGCCTGCGGCTTCGGCGGTCCGGGCTTCACCTCGACCAGGCACATCCGGCAATTGCCCGCGATGCTCAGGCGCTCGTGGTAGCAGAAACGCGGGATTTCCTTGCCGGCAAGCTCGCAGGCCTGGAGCACGGTTGCACCGGCAGGCACTTCGATCTCGACGCCGTCGACTTTGAGTTTAGGCATTATTCAGCAGCTTCCATCATCGGGCTCAGCCCGCCGCCACGCTTCTCGGTGATCCGCCGCTCCATTTCCGGGCGAAAATGCTTGATCAGCCCCTGGATCGGCCAGGCCGCAGCATCGCCCAATGCACAGATCGTGTGGCCTTCGACTTGCTTGGTCACCTGGTACAGCGTGTCGATCTCGGAGATGTCGGCGTCGCCGGTGCGCATCCGCTCCATCACGCGCCACATCCAGCCGGTGCCTTCGCGGCACGGCGTGCACTGGCCGCAGCTTTCGTGCTTGTAGAAGTACGAAAGCCGCGAAATCGCGCGGACGATGTCCGTCGACTTGTCCATCACGATGATCGCCGCAGTGCCGAGGCCCGAGCCGACCTTCTTGAGGCCGTCGAAATCCATCGGGCAATCCATGATTTCGGCCGCCGGCACCAAGGGCACCGAGGAGCCGCCGGGGATCACTGCGAGCAGATTGTCCCACCCGCCGCGAATGCCGCCGCAATGCGTCTCGATCAGCTCGCGGAAGGTGATCGACATCGCTTCCTCGACCACGCACGGCTTGTTCACATGGCCGCTGATCTGGAACAGCTTGGTGCCGCGGTTATTCTCGGCGCCGAAGCTTGAAAACCACGCCGCACCACGCCGCAGGATCGTCGGCACGACCGCGATCGACTCAACGTTGTTGACCGTCGTCGGGCAGCCATACAGCCCCGCACCCGCCGGGAACGGCGGCTTCAGCCGCGGCTGGCCCTTCTTGCCCTCAAGGCTCTCAAGCATCGCGGTCTCTTCGCCGCAGATATACGCGCCAGCACCACGGTGGACGAACACGTCGAAATCATAGCCCGATCCGCACGCATTCTTGCCGAGCAGGCCCTTGTCATACGCCTCCGCCACGGCGGCGAAGAGCGTCTCGGCCTCGCGGATATATTCGCCGCGAATGTAGATGTAGGCGGCACGCGCGCGCATCGCGTAGCCAGCGACCAGCGCGCCTTCGATCAGCTTGTGCGGATCATGCCGGATGATCTCGCGGTCCTTGCAGCTACCCGGCTCGGATTCGTCGGCGTTGATGACCAGGAAGTTGGGCCGGTCGGGCTTGGGTTCCTTGGGCATGAACGACCATTTCGTGCCGGTCGGGAAGCCAGCGCCACCGCGCCCACGCAGGCCCGACGCCTTGATCTCGTCGATGATCGGGTCCTGCCCGCGCGCCATCAGCGCCCGCGTATTGTCCCAATCGCCCCGCATAATCGCGGCGTTCAGGTTCCACGGCTGAAAACCGTAGACGTTGGTGAAAATGCGATCCTTGTCGGCAAGCACTTACTTCGGTCCTCCGATACGCTTGTCGCCGGTCAGCACGAGGTAGATCAGCACGCCGAGTCCGATCACGATGATCGGCCCGAGCAACGCGAAGGTCAGCCGCAGCACCCAGCCCAGCACGACGATCCCGCCGATGATCGCCAGAATCGTGACGATGGTGTTCTTATTCACGCCCATTCTCCCCGATAATCATGGTTTTCATCGACCATTGCGGTCAAATTGGTCGGCCCACCGGCCGCGCAACTGTCGCGCCGCCCGGTCTGCGAGCCCGGCGTTACCGGCTTACCCTCAGCCAGCGCCTCGAGCACCGCGATCGTGCGGTCATAGTCGAGATCCTCGAAATTGTCGTCGTTGATCTGCACCATCGGCGCGTTGGCGCAGGCACCCAGGCACTCGACCTCGGTCAGCGTGAACAGGCCGTCGGGCGTGGTGCGGCCCTTGATCAGGCCCTTGTTCTTGCACGCTGCCAGCACGTCGTCGCTGCCGCCCAACATGCACGGCGTCGTGCCGCACACCTGCACGTTGAAACGGCCGACCGGCGCCATGTTGAACATCGTGTAGAAGGTCGCGACCTCATACACGCGCATGTACGGCACGCCGATTTGCCGCGCGACGAACTCGATCACCGGCACGGGCAGCCACCCTTGCGTCTGCGTCTCCGCGCCGACCTGGCGCTGCGCGAGATCGAGCAACGGGATCGACCCCGATTGCTCGCGCCCCTTGGGATAGCGACCGAGGATTTCGTTCGCCTTGGTCTGGTTTTCTTCGGTCCAGGCGAAGGAACCCCAGCGTGCGCGGGTTTCGGCTTCGTCGGGGATTTTTGGGGCTTCAGCCATTTTTAGATATCACCAGACAACGTCGAAACATCAACATTTAGAACCTTCAAAACTTCAGCCCCGCACGCCGTGCCCTTAAATTTCGGTGGCAAAACATCAGCCTGCGAAGATGTGCAATTAATGCCTATCATCTCCCCGTCGCGAAGCGTCATAATCTCACTGTTGACCAGATATTTCTGCCACCAAGCTTTCTGCAAAATCAGTTTCTGATGGCCGACTTGAATCGCGACAATTCTAACCACGATCTCGCCGGAAGCGATCTTCCCCTGCTGCGCCATCGCGGCTTTCGCCTTTGTCTCCATTGTCCGAAGCGAGGCATCGTCCGTGGGTAGCCGAGCGCCCAGGCGTAACTTTTGCCTCAAAACCTCAGGCGTGACTTTTGGCATAGCTTTTCCGGCCGCAGCATCGGCCGCACCAAAACGGCTGAAGGTGCTTACCAGCGCAACACCAACCAAAGCCGCTGAAACGACGCTAGGCCACCAGACAAACTTCTTGTCGGAACGACGAGAGCCAAGCCACGCGCTCATGCCGACCCCAACGGCCATTAAAATCGCAAAGAAAATCAGGTGCCCGACGAAAGCCCCGAGCATTTCTTGCTGGTCACCACTCACCGGTCACACTCCCCAAACACGATATCCATCGCGCCGAGAATCGCCGTCGTGTCCGCCAGCATGTGGCCCTTCGCCATGAAGTCCATCGCCTGCAGATGCGAGAAGGCGGTCGGGCGGATCTTGCAACGGTACGGCTTGTTGGTGCCGTCCGCGACCAAATACACGCCGAACTCGCCCTTGGGGCTTTCGGTCGCGACATAGACGTCGCCCGCGGGCACGTGGAAGCCCTCGGTGTAGAGTTTGAAGTGGTGGATCAGCGCTTCCATCGACCGCTTCATCTCGGCGCGCTTGGGCGGCACCACCTTGCGGTCGAGCGACGCGATCGGCCCCTCGGGCATCTCGTTGAGGCACTGCTTCATGATCCGCGCCGATTGGCGGACTTCCTCGACGCGCACCATGAAACGATCATAGCAATCGCCGCGCGTGCCGACCGGCACCTCGAAATCCATCTTGGCGTACACGTCATACGGCTGCGACTTGCGCAAATCCCAGGCGATGCCCGATCCGCGGATCATCGGCCCGGAAAAGCCCCATTTGATCGCATCGTCGCGGCTCACCGTCGCGATATCGACGTTGCGCTGCTTGAAGATGCGGTTGTCGGCGACGAGTGAAATCGCATCCTCGAACAAGCGCGGCAAGCGCGTGTCGAGCCAGTCGGCGATGTCCGCCAGCAACTTCAACGGCACGTCCTGATGCACGCCGCCGGGCCGGAAATAGGCCGAGTGCATCCGCGCGCCCGACACGCGCTCGAAGAAGTTCATGCAGTCTTCGCGGATTTCGAACATCCACAGGTTCGGCGTCATCGCGCCGACGTCCATGACGTGGCTGCCGAGGTTGAGCATGTGGTTCGAAATGCGCGTCAGCTCGGCGAAGAACACGCGCAGATATTGCGCGCGGATCGGCACTTCGAGATCGAGCAGTTTCTCGATCGCGAGCACATAGCTATGCTCCATGCACAGCGGCGAGCAGTAATCGAGCCGATCGAAATACGGCAGCGCCTGCATGTAGGTCTTGTACTCGATCAATTTCTCGGTGCCGCGGTGCAGCAGCCCGACATGCGGATCGACTCGCTCGACGATTTCGCCGTCAAGCTCCATCACGAGCCGCAACACGCCGTGCGCGGCGGGGTGCTGCGGCCCGAAATTGATCGTGTAATTCTGGATTTCGACATCGCCGACTGCGGGGTCTTCCCCGTCGCGGCGGCCTTCGATCTGGTCGAGATAGTCGGTCATGCGGCCACTCCCGCGGACGTTAGCGCCACCCCGGCGAAGGCCGGGGCCCAGTCGCACAGGTTTTGAAAATTGAGCGCGGCACTCTCTAATAAAACGCCCGCAACTGGGCCCCGGCGTTCGCCGGGGTGGTCGCAAAAGGAAAACACCATCACTTAGGCCCCGGCTTTCCTGCGCCCGTCTGCGCCGTACTCTCGCTGGTCTTCACCTCGGTCGCCCCCGAAACCGGCGATTTCGCTGCATCAGCCTTGACGATCGCATCGGCCGAAAGCGGCGTCGGCGCGCCCTTGGCCTCTGGAACCTTGGCCTTCTCGTCACCCGGCAGGATGTATTCGGCACCCTCCCACGGGCTCATGAAATCGAAGCTGCGAAAATCCTGCGCCAGTTGCACCGGCTCGTACACCACGCGCTTGGCTTCTTCCGAATAGCGCAGCTCGACATAGCCGGTGAGCGGGAAATCCTTCCGCTGCGGATGCCCGCGGAAACCGTAATCGGTCAGGATGCGGCGCAGATCGGCATTGCCGCTGAACAGCACGCCGTACATGTCATACACTTCGCGCTCGAGCCAACCCGCGACCGGCCAGATGCCCGTCACCGACGGCACCGGCTTCTCGTCATCGGTCTGCACATGCACGCGGATGCGGTGATTGCGCGTCAGCGATAGCAGGCAATACACGACCTCGAACCGGTCCTGCCCGCGATCGGGATAATCGACACCCGCGATTTCCATGAGCTGCTGATATTCGAGGCCAGGCGTATCGCGCAGCAACGTCATCGTCTCGACCAGCGACGTGCGTTCGACATGCAGCGCCACTTCGCCGACCGCGTCGAGCGACGACAGCAGACGCGCACCCAATACCGCGCCAGCGGCGTCCGTAACCCCATCGGACGGGGAGTAGCGCGGTGAGGAATTACGCATCGGACCGGTTCTCGAACTCTAAGGAATTGAAGAACCTAGTGCCCACAGCCTTGAAGGCTGCGCAGTCACTTGTCGGCGCTTCAAGAGTCATGATGATGTTATCGCGGCCTGCACGTACGAACCGGCTTTCTGCGCAACTTCCCGCCTCACCAGAGCTTATATCGATCACGTCATGCCCGTTCGACTTCGACCGAGTGACCTTTTTGGCCGCTTTACCGTAATTGGCGGCCACAGCCGTGAACGAACCGACTGCCGACTTCTCTCCAGCTCTATAAACAGCGCGAACGACCGACATTTTCAAACCATCGGGACGTTTGCAGCCGATCCCGAACGATTTGATGACCGGGGCCGACTGCTCGACGACGGTCATGGTGAAATCGTTATAACGGCAGGGAAGGTCCGCTTTCATCGCACCAGAGGTTGATTGGGCGCGAACCCAGCCCTCAGCATCGGGCGTACCGGCGCCAAGCCTGTGCATCGTGACTGGGCTAGTTTCAGCATCCGACGAACCACTGCAGGCAGCAACCGCAAGAACTGCCAAAATTGCTAGAAGCTTCCTCACCGTTCGATCGTCCCGATCCGACGGATCTTCCGCTGCAATTGCATGATCCCGTACAGCAAAGCCTCGGCAGTCGGTGGGCAGCCCGGCACATAGATGTCCACCGGAACGATCCGGTCACACCCGCGCACGACGCTGTACGAATAATGGTAATAGCCGCCGCCATTGGCACACGAGCCCATCGAAATGACGTACTTCGGCTCGCTCATCTGGTCATAGACCTTGCGCAGCGCCGGGGCCATCTTGTTGCACAGCGTGCCCGCGACGATCATCACGTCGCTCTGGCGCGGGGACGCGCGCGGCGCGGCGCCGAAGCGTTCCAGGTCATAGCGCGGCATGTTGACGTGGATCATCTCGACCGCGCAGCACGCCAGCCCAAACGTCATCCACCACAGGCTGCCGGTGCGCGCCCAATGAAACAGGTCCTCGGTCGAGGTGACGAGGAACCCCTTGTCGCCGAGCTCGCCGTTCAAATCGTTAAAGAAGCTCGCGTCGGGCTGGATGATGGCACCCGTGCTCGACGGATGGGTAAGTTCTACTCCCATTCGAGCGCTCCCTTCTTCCACGCATAAACCAGGCCCAGCGCCAGCTCGGCGATGAACACCATCATAGACGCCCAGGCGACCCAACCCAATTTGAACACGCTCACCGCCCACGGGTAGAGAAATGCCGCCTCCAGATCGAAGATGATGAACAAAATGGCGACGAGGTAAAATCGCACATCGAACTGGCTGCGCGGGTCCTCGAATGCGGGAAAACCGCACTCATATTCGCTGAGCTTTTCCGACGTCGGCTTATAGGCGCCGGTGAAGCGCTGGGCGATCATCGGCAGGAACACGAACGCGCTGGAGAGCGCGAGCGCCACGCCCAGAAACAGCAGAATCGGCAGATATTGCGACAGGTCGATCAAGAGGCATCTCGCATGTGCGAAGGAGGTGTCGCGGGCTTTAGGCCCGTGCCGGGAGTCGGGCAAGGGTTTGGCGGGTGAGAATGATTCGCAAGAACGCGAACGCCTGTCCCACACGCATTATAAGCGCATGATGGCCAAGCAGGAGCACGAGGGCGCACGCCGCAAGCCGACCTACGCTCAGCGCGCAGCAATCGTCGATAGTGTGACCCTTTGCGACTTTAGCGCAAGGCCCCCGCGATCAGCTTGTGCAGGCGCGATTGCAGCGCGTCGTTCGCGGCGAGGAATTCGCTACGCTCGATCATCCGCTCGCCACCGCGGAAATCGGACACGAAACCGCCCGCTTCCTTGACCAGCAAAAGCCCCGCCGCGACGTCCCAATACTTAAGGTCGCTTTCCCAATACCCGTCATAGCGCCCCGCCGCGACCCAGGCGAGATCGAGTGCGGCCGATCCCATCCGGCGGATGCCCGCAACTTCGGGCGCGACCGCGCCGAAGATGCGCGCCCACTGCGCGAAATCGCCATGCCCCATGAAGGGAATGCCCGTCGCGATCAGCGAATCGCCGAGATCGCGCCGCGCCGATACGCGCAGCCGCTCCGACTGCACCCATGCCCCGCGCCCCTTTTCGGCCCAGAACGCCTCATCGGTGATCGGCTGATAGACCATCGCCGAGGTGATCTCGCGCTTGCCATTGGGCAGCGGCTCCTCGACCCCGATCGAAATCGCGAAATGCGGGATGCCGTGCAGGAAGTTGGTCGTGCCATCCAAGGGATCGACGATGAAGCGCGGCTTGTTAGGGTCGCCGGCAATCTCGCCGCGCTCCTCCATCAAGAAACCCCAATCGGGCCGTGCGCGCGACAGTTCTTCGTAGATCGTCTGCTCAGCGCGCTGGTCGGCGATCGATACGAAGTCGGCCGGTCCCTTGCGACTGACCTGCAGATTCTGGACTTCGTTGAAATCGCGACGCAACCGCGGCCCCGCCTTGCGGACGGCGCGATCGATGATGGTCATGAGACCGGAATGGGATGCCATATCTTTTTCTTCCTCCCCTCCCGCTTGCGGGAGGGGCTGGGGGAGGGAATGTCAGCCGCGGGCAAAGCCCGCGTCGTCGGTCGCGCGACGCGCGCCGGCCGGCCGGCAGACCATGCGATTAGCTGACGCTAATCGTCTTAGTCTGCTCGGCGCACGTAAGTCTGCTCATAAACATCGACCACGATCTTCGTACCCGCGCCGATATGCGGCGGCACCATCACGCGGACGCCGTTCTCCAGGATCGCGGGCTTATAGCTCGAAGAGGCGGTCTGCCCCTTCACCACGGCATCGGCCTCGACGATCATCGCTTCGATCGTATCGGGCAACTGCACCGCGATCGGGCGTTCGTCCCACAATTCCATCACGACATCCATGCCATCCTGCAGGAACGCCGCAGCGTTGCCCAGGATATCGGCGTCGAGCGTGATCTGCTCGTAATTGATCTTGTCCATGAAGGTCAGCGTGTCGCCCTCACGGAACAGATATTGGAAATCGACCGTGTCGAGCCGGACCTTCTCGACGCTTTCGGCCGAGCGGAAGCGGACGTTGGTCTTGCGGCCGTCGATCAGGTTCTTCATCTCGACCTGCATATAGGCACCGCCCTTGCCCGGCTGGGTATGCTGGATCTTGACGGTCTTCCAGATGCCGCCTTCATATTCCAGGATGTTGCCGGGACGGATTTCGACCGCGTTGATCTTCATTGGGGTGCCTGCAGATTGAAAGAGCGTGAGCGCGGCCCTTAGCGTCGGTCGCCCGTTTCGGCAAGGCGGGCTGGACTCAGCGGCACCGCCCCGGCACACCCATTGTCCGTGCGCACTTTCCTGACCGACACCGAAAGCGTCCTGGGTTCGCCCGCGCGCAATCTCGCGTCGATCGTGGCGTTCGTGCTAGCCGTCATGGTGGTGTCGACGCTCGCGTATATGGCCGCCGGGTGGAGCTTCACCGACGCGTCATACATGGTCGTGCTGACCGTCTATAGCGTCGGATATGGCGAGGTTCGGCCGATTGACACGCCGTATCTCCACGCGGTCACGATGGGGACGATGATCCTCGGCTGCACCGGCATGATCCTGCTGACCGGCGCGCTCGTCCAGCTCTTCACCGTCCTCCAGCTCAAGCAGATTTTGGGAGCCAACCGCATGCACGCGCGCATCGAGAAATTGACCGGGCACGTCATCGTCTGCGGCTTCGGGCGGATCGGCCTGATGCTGGCGCGCGATCTGGCGACGGCTGGCGCACCGCTGGTGGTGGTCGAACGCGGACCGGAACGCCTCGCCGAGGCGGAGGCGCTGGGCTATCTCTGCATCGCGGGGGACGCGACCGAGGAGGACGTGCTGCTCGCCGCCGGGATCGACCGCGCGCGCGTTTTGGCGACGGTGCTGCCTGACGATGCCGCAAACGTCTTCATCACCTTGAGCGCGCGCAACCTGAACCCCGCGCTGCAGATCATCGCACGTGGCGAAGCGCCGACGACGGAACGCAAGCTGCTGCGCGCCGGTGCCAACAAGGTTGTCCTTCCCACCCATATCGGCGCGGAGCGGATTGCGCGGATGATCCTCTACCCCGCAAGCGACGCGCTATCTTCCGCGCCAGACGTGGCCCGCACGCGGCATGATCTCGGCGAATTGGGGCTCGATCTCGAACTGATCGTCGCCGAGTCCGGTACGGCGGTTGCCAATCTCTCTGTCGGCGCGGCCGAGCGGCTGGCGGCGGGAGCATTCTTCATCGTGCAAATCCGGCGCGGCGACACGCGCATCACCCGCCCGCCGAGTGACGAACGAATCCTTCCCGGCGACGAACTGATGGTGCTGGTGCGCGATGCCGGGACGGTCGCGCGTAAATTGTGCACAACCAAGGTCGAGGTGCGGGTCGGCCGCAACCGCTTCTAGGCGAGAACCGCCTCGAATGCCTTGACCGCCGCTGCTTCGTCGCCGCCCCAGACCGCGTGGCTCACCGCCAGAAAGTCGGCACCCGCCGCAACGAGCGGTGGCGCATTGACCGGCGTGATCCCGCCGATCGCGACGCACGGGATTTCGAACACGGTCGACCACCAGCTGAGCAGGACCGGGTCCGCGACATGTTCCGTCGTCTTGGTCTGCGTGGGGTAGAAGGCACCGAACGCCACGTAATCCGCGCCTGCATCCCCCGCCTCCATCGCCAGGTGGCGGCTGCCATGGCAGGTCACGCCGATCTGCCCGGTTGGCCCGAGCTCGAGCCGGGCTTCGCGTGGATCGCCATCACCCTGCCCCAGATGGACGCCATCCGCACCGACGCGCTTGGCCAGCGCAATGCTGTCATTGACGATGAACGCCACATCCGCGTCGGCGCAGATCCGGCGCAATGGCTCCGCAAGTGCGGCGGCGGCATGTTGATCCACGCCCTTCACGCGGAACTGAAACGCGGCGACCGGGCCGGCGTCGAGCGCGCGTTTC
Above is a genomic segment from Sphingomonas sp. HMP6 containing:
- a CDS encoding NuoB/complex I 20 kDa subunit family protein; the encoded protein is MGVELTHPSSTGAIIQPDASFFNDLNGELGDKGFLVTSTEDLFHWARTGSLWWMTFGLACCAVEMIHVNMPRYDLERFGAAPRASPRQSDVMIVAGTLCNKMAPALRKVYDQMSEPKYVISMGSCANGGGYYHYSYSVVRGCDRIVPVDIYVPGCPPTAEALLYGIMQLQRKIRRIGTIER
- a CDS encoding NADH-quinone oxidoreductase subunit D — protein: MTDYLDQIEGRRDGEDPAVGDVEIQNYTINFGPQHPAAHGVLRLVMELDGEIVERVDPHVGLLHRGTEKLIEYKTYMQALPYFDRLDYCSPLCMEHSYVLAIEKLLDLEVPIRAQYLRVFFAELTRISNHMLNLGSHVMDVGAMTPNLWMFEIREDCMNFFERVSGARMHSAYFRPGGVHQDVPLKLLADIADWLDTRLPRLFEDAISLVADNRIFKQRNVDIATVSRDDAIKWGFSGPMIRGSGIAWDLRKSQPYDVYAKMDFEVPVGTRGDCYDRFMVRVEEVRQSARIMKQCLNEMPEGPIASLDRKVVPPKRAEMKRSMEALIHHFKLYTEGFHVPAGDVYVATESPKGEFGVYLVADGTNKPYRCKIRPTAFSHLQAMDFMAKGHMLADTTAILGAMDIVFGECDR
- the nuoF gene encoding NADH-quinone oxidoreductase subunit NuoF, giving the protein MLADKDRIFTNVYGFQPWNLNAAIMRGDWDNTRALMARGQDPIIDEIKASGLRGRGGAGFPTGTKWSFMPKEPKPDRPNFLVINADESEPGSCKDREIIRHDPHKLIEGALVAGYAMRARAAYIYIRGEYIREAETLFAAVAEAYDKGLLGKNACGSGYDFDVFVHRGAGAYICGEETAMLESLEGKKGQPRLKPPFPAGAGLYGCPTTVNNVESIAVVPTILRRGAAWFSSFGAENNRGTKLFQISGHVNKPCVVEEAMSITFRELIETHCGGIRGGWDNLLAVIPGGSSVPLVPAAEIMDCPMDFDGLKKVGSGLGTAAIIVMDKSTDIVRAISRLSYFYKHESCGQCTPCREGTGWMWRVMERMRTGDADISEIDTLYQVTKQVEGHTICALGDAAAWPIQGLIKHFRPEMERRITEKRGGGLSPMMEAAE
- a CDS encoding NADH-quinone oxidoreductase subunit C, with amino-acid sequence MRNSSPRYSPSDGVTDAAGAVLGARLLSSLDAVGEVALHVERTSLVETMTLLRDTPGLEYQQLMEIAGVDYPDRGQDRFEVVYCLLSLTRNHRIRVHVQTDDEKPVPSVTGIWPVAGWLEREVYDMYGVLFSGNADLRRILTDYGFRGHPQRKDFPLTGYVELRYSEEAKRVVYEPVQLAQDFRSFDFMSPWEGAEYILPGDEKAKVPEAKGAPTPLSADAIVKADAAKSPVSGATEVKTSESTAQTGAGKPGPK
- the ndhC gene encoding NADH-quinone oxidoreductase subunit A is translated as MIDLSQYLPILLFLGVALALSSAFVFLPMIAQRFTGAYKPTSEKLSEYECGFPAFEDPRSQFDVRFYLVAILFIIFDLEAAFLYPWAVSVFKLGWVAWASMMVFIAELALGLVYAWKKGALEWE
- the thiE gene encoding thiamine phosphate synthase, yielding MDIIDPLGPLDPNFATQFKRDDRRPKCQLYLISPLEVGGGFPDRLKRALDAGPVAAFQFRVKGVDQHAAAALAEPLRRICADADVAFIVNDSIALAKRVGADGVHLGQGDGDPREARLELGPTGQIGVTCHGSRHLAMEAGDAGADYVAFGAFYPTQTKTTEHVADPVLLSWWSTVFEIPCVAIGGITPVNAPPLVAAGADFLAVSHAVWGGDEAAAVKAFEAVLA
- a CDS encoding complex I 24 kDa subunit family protein, whose amino-acid sequence is MAEAPKIPDEAETRARWGSFAWTEENQTKANEILGRYPKGREQSGSIPLLDLAQRQVGAETQTQGWLPVPVIEFVARQIGVPYMRVYEVATFYTMFNMAPVGRFNVQVCGTTPCMLGGSDDVLAACKNKGLIKGRTTPDGLFTLTEVECLGACANAPMVQINDDNFEDLDYDRTIAVLEALAEGKPVTPGSQTGRRDSCAAGGPTNLTAMVDENHDYRGEWA
- the efp gene encoding elongation factor P, which codes for MKINAVEIRPGNILEYEGGIWKTVKIQHTQPGKGGAYMQVEMKNLIDGRKTNVRFRSAESVEKVRLDTVDFQYLFREGDTLTFMDKINYEQITLDADILGNAAAFLQDGMDVVMELWDERPIAVQLPDTIEAMIVEADAVVKGQTASSSYKPAILENGVRVMVPPHIGAGTKIVVDVYEQTYVRRAD
- a CDS encoding inositol monophosphatase family protein, with the protein product MASHSGLMTIIDRAVRKAGPRLRRDFNEVQNLQVSRKGPADFVSIADQRAEQTIYEELSRARPDWGFLMEERGEIAGDPNKPRFIVDPLDGTTNFLHGIPHFAISIGVEEPLPNGKREITSAMVYQPITDEAFWAEKGRGAWVQSERLRVSARRDLGDSLIATGIPFMGHGDFAQWARIFGAVAPEVAGIRRMGSAALDLAWVAAGRYDGYWESDLKYWDVAAGLLLVKEAGGFVSDFRGGERMIERSEFLAANDALQSRLHKLIAGALR
- a CDS encoding potassium channel family protein, which produces MRTFLTDTESVLGSPARNLASIVAFVLAVMVVSTLAYMAAGWSFTDASYMVVLTVYSVGYGEVRPIDTPYLHAVTMGTMILGCTGMILLTGALVQLFTVLQLKQILGANRMHARIEKLTGHVIVCGFGRIGLMLARDLATAGAPLVVVERGPERLAEAEALGYLCIAGDATEEDVLLAAGIDRARVLATVLPDDAANVFITLSARNLNPALQIIARGEAPTTERKLLRAGANKVVLPTHIGAERIARMILYPASDALSSAPDVARTRHDLGELGLDLELIVAESGTAVANLSVGAAERLAAGAFFIVQIRRGDTRITRPPSDERILPGDELMVLVRDAGTVARKLCTTKVEVRVGRNRF
- the nuoG gene encoding NADH-quinone oxidoreductase subunit NuoG, giving the protein MPKLKVDGVEIEVPAGATVLQACELAGKEIPRFCYHERLSIAGNCRMCLVEVKPGPPKPQASCALPAAENQEIFTNSPMVKNAREGVMEFLLINHPLDCPICDQGGECDLQDQSIAYGRGQSRYDENKRAVTEKYMGPIVKTVMTRCIQCTRCIRFAEEVAGVEEIGAIGRGENMQIVSYLEGAVTSELSGNVVDLCPVGALTSKPYQFEARPWELKKTLTIDVMDAVGTNIRLDSRGRQVLRALPRINEDVNEEWASDKTRHAVDGLVRRRLDKPYIRKDGRLTEASWDAAFLAISQVDAGASVAAIAGDLVDCETMYAAKALLASYGSSLLEGRQTGMDYDTSSLAAVNFNTTIAGTERADVILLVGSNVRWEAPLVNTRIRKAIKKGAKVFAIGPETELTYKVEWLGADLALLGNLPEAVTEAFGKAERPMVIVGGAGLKALGAALALVGSLGLVKDGWNGFNVLHMAASRMGGLMLGYAQKGGIADVVAAAPKLAFFLGADEVDFGKFAGTFKVYVGHHGDKGAAAADVILPGASYAEKSGTYVNLEGRVQRGERAVFPPGDAREDWTIFRALSAVLGKTLPFDTLDELRAAMGVDTPALATLGLARFEWAMPALDAAAAGEIAGYPIKDFYLTNAICRASPTMQRCSAELVHGQDFAEAAE